The region tatgtgtttatagcaggatttttatgtactttaagaaatggtgtatatatttttatttccctaaccacaactgggatacatttttgctattaaagaaacaaaaaataatttatttttatgtaattctgttgtttaatttttagaatatgcaatatttacgcaaatacaaagatgtacaaaaagaaacccccgccccgaaaaaagacaaagaataaaaaagtaagaaaaacaaaacatcgcCTACTGGACGTTATTCTGTTGGCGTAAACgagctaccggtacggatcgccGCTCTCACCCCGACAGCCGCGCCGATCAGCGCCGTGCGTCCCTCCTCCTCGGCGACGCTGCCGTTGACCTCTGACCCCTCGGCCAGAGCCGTCGCCATGGCGACGATGTCTCCAGCACACGCGGCCCGGTACAGGTGGAGCCCCGCCCCCTTCGGAGGCTCTGGAACACGGATCCGGTTAAAGGAGGCCCGTTGGAGCTCAGGGTTAAACGGCGGATACTTCACTGACGGTGGGACTTACGGGCGCCGTCCGAGACGCTGCGCCGCACGAACCTCTTCTCCACGTATTTGGCTCTGATCCACGCCTCCTTCTCGGACCTGAAACGGAGAGCAGCAGGTCTTCCAGCTGCTCCGTGGATCACAGATCATCTCCGGGAGGAAGAACGGCAGAAACAGGAGCGTCTCACCTCGGGCTGTCGGGTCCGGGTTTGACTCGTCCGTCCTCGGAACATCTGGCCTCGTAGATCCGATTCACGACGTCGTTTCCCAAAACACACAGCAGCTGCAGATCAAGAAGATCATGTGACGGCTTCAGGTGAGACCGTTAAACGGAACCTGGTACCAGGATGAACGCAGAACTTTTACATTAACAGGGACCGCAGATAAAAGCCGGCTAAGAGCAGCACAGCTGTTATCTGGTTTCTCAGATTTAAGCAGCTAAACTCTTCCTGGTTTCATCAGACCTTCAGATTATTCTTCAAAAACAGCAGCGAAGATAAACTACATCTAGTTTAGAACGAGAGAACGTGAGAACCAGTAGAACCTAATTCTGTTTCCTTCATGAAGACCTGAGGAGGAGAACCGCGCCGGCTCACAACCGGATCTTCAGTTTAAATGCTGctaaatttacttatttattggGTTTATTTAAACAGGACaggaataaagtctggaaataccACATTTGTCCTGACCTTTAAACTCATTTGaactttaattttctttgattatttatttatttagcgagTTTCTTTCATTATGCATAGAGGCATATATGATTTATAAATAATTAGCTTTTTCCAGGCTCTCCGGCGCCCGGTGGTGTTCTCCATGAATTATTGCTGTAAACTGCTTTCCGTAGCAGCGGTGGTGCTGCCGTACCTTGAGCTGCTCGTTCTCCCAGGAGTCCAGCGTCAGCGAGCGGATCTTGGACAGGTGAACTCCGAGGCTCCTGCGGACAGGTGAGGGAGTCACGGCTCAGTCACAGAACCGCCGTCGGTCTCATCGGCCGTTTACCTGCCGGCTCACCTGTGGATGCCGGAGCACTGGATGCAGACGGTGACTCCCAGGTTGACGGAGGCCCAGCGAGGTTCCTCCTCTCCGCAGTCGCAGCACCGCCGGTTCCCCGGGCCCCCGAGGGCCACGGCCAGCACCGCGGGCCGGTGAGAGGGCGGGGAGGCGTCGCCGGCACAGGGCAGAGGGGCGGGGTCTTGAAGTGGACCTGCCTGTGTGAGGCGAGCGTCGCTCCTCTCTCGGTAGGCCAGGTCGATGCTGCCCTGCAGGGCGCCCAGCCAGGCCTGCTTCAGCGGCTCCGAGTCGGCCTGCAGAGCGCAgcacctgcacacacacacagagtcagagCCTGGCCCCGCCCCCAGAGCCTGACCCCGCCCCCCAGAGCATGGCCCCGCCCCCAGAGCCTAGCCCCGCCCCCATGACCTGGCCCCGCCCCCAGGGGCTGACCCCGCCCACAGGGCCTGGCCCCGCGCCCCCAGGGGCTAGCCCCGCCCCCCAGGACCTGGTCCCGCCCCCAGGGGCTAGCCCCGCCCCCAGGACCTGGTCCCGCCCACCAGGACCTGGCCCCGCCCCCATCCATCCGCACGGCGCCGCCTTACCTCTGGACGGACAGCAGCTCGAAGCAGAACCGCCGGTCCAGATGCTCGGCGGGCTTCACGGCACACAGGCGCAGGTCCTCGAACAGAACGGCGGCGTCCTCCTGCAGCGACACGGGTCCATCAGAACGGGTGGAACGGgttcaggaccagaaccacggCGGTCTGGACGGGTCACAGGTAGCTCAGCAGGTGTGTTCACCACCCACTGAGCTTCTGGGATCCCATGAAGCCCGGCGGTACCGACTCTGGACCAGTTCATGGAACATTTGGACTAATCCCCAAAGACACGGGAAGCAAGCtaaacggatcagaaccagcagagtcACATGACCAACAGAGGGCAACGCCATTGGCTGAATGTTTGATCTCACACACAATCAGAGCTTTAAGATGAACATTAATCACCAGAGggatcagaactctgggctcagcagaacctggttctgaagGAGTCAGCAGAACCGTCTATGAGTCAGAGGTAGAGGGAACATGCTGACAGGAAGACAGGGAAGGAGCTACAGATCCGATTTTAATCAGGTTAAGAGTTTCTGAACCAGAACCGAGCTGGAAGTTAACGTGCAGGAAACAGAACCTGAAGGCGACGAGAAAAGAATCTGGATTATTTCAGGATTCTGGACCCGGATGAGAAGCTGACCTTGTGGGACTTCCTGTAGACGAGCCGATTGTCTCGGATGGTGAACCAGCATCTGGAAGCAGAGGAAACACGGTTAACGGCCAAAGAgtcggatcagaaccagcagcagcagcaggtccgTACCTCTTCCAGGTCTTGGGTTTCCTCCTGGAGCGTTTGAACAGGTAGCCCTGGATGACGGCACCGCTGCCGGGACACGAGCCGACCATCTGCTCACCTGAAGCATCCTGAGGAACCCAGAACAGAACCGTGAGAGTCCAGGTGTGGCCCAGAACCAGCCGCTGGAGAACCACCGTCAGAACAGAACCTGATGCTACTGGTCCCagtccaccatcatcatcatcatcatcatcactatttctaccattattattattattaatattatgatgatgatggtaataataataataataataataataataataataataataataataataataataataataataaaggggCCTTTCATTACACTCAAGGacacagtagaaaaaaaataaaacctaaaaaaaaacaaaaacaaaaaaaaatgtggggaGAGACACTGCGGATGTCAGAAGAATCTCTGCCAGTTAGACGCTAAACTAAGCCGGCGCTACTCTTCCAGGGCTCTGGGTATTTATGATGCCCAGAACTGGACCCAGAAGGTGACGGGCGGCGGTTCTGATGCGGTTCTGATGCGGTTCTGATGCGGTTCCTCACCCTCTGCTGCACCAGCAGGTGTCGGTTCTCCAGCTCCTTCCTTTTAGCGGCGCAGTCGGCAGAAAGCTGCGACAGCTGAGGAACAAACACCCAGACAGTTTGAGCAGAGGTCGCCCGACACACGGACCACCAGAACCGGGTCGGCGGTAAGAACCTGAGCTCCCATGGTCTTCATGCTGGGCTCCAGGTCCCGGAGCAGGTCGAAGCCTTGGTGGAAGAAGGTGAACTGAGCGTGGACGAAGGAGAAGACCTGGGAGCAGAAACACAGCTGAGAAACCGGGTCGGTGTTCTGGCAGCAGAATTACTTCAGGCGCTGCAGAACCGACTCACTGAGTTCAGCACGTCCATCTTCTGCTGCGTTTTAAAGGCGTTGAGctgcaaaacaaaccagaaccagagctggATCCTCAGGGAACTCATGCCGGGTTCACACAGCAAGACGAGGAACCGGAGTTCTGATCCGACGCCCGATCAGCGCCGCGTCTGAAATGATCGCACCACATGTTCTGCCGCGTGTTCCGAGTGATCGGGTCCGCCGGGACCGCTCTGACCTCAGATCAGGGACGTTCAGCATGTTGGATCGTCCTGACCCGATACGCCAGCGTGTGGCGCGTCCCGAGGACAAACGAGCCAATCAGAGCGCACGGTGTAACGTTTTCTCTCTAGTTATTCCTTGGCAGCCATTTTTATTTACCCTGATTATCGATTAACGAGTTCATATAAAGTTGATTGATCTCATCGATCGACTAACCATTAATTGATAAGCGGCCATTTTCACTTGTATCAAAAGCATCTTTTGAAGCgctgatttatttaaacatgctgaattttaacatattttaacagCTCACTGGCTACCTGCATTAAACACTGACTGAATAAACTGGGTTATGCtggttttctcacacattatATCGGTGTttggaaaaacactttttcagcggatatttttctgcttttacgCGTAATTTCCGGGGGTTTTTTCTGATTAAAAGACAACCTGTTTTCAATCTGAGAACAGAGTAAGAGACTTTTGTTTTGACTTGATAAAAAGACGTACTGATCATTTTTCACGGACTGTACATGTAAGGTAGGTTTAAACAGCAAAACTATACAGCATCCCCGTCATTCAAATGAATCATTcaggcatgtttttttaataataacgTACCTAATTACGAAGTTTGATGGAAATCTGATACTCCGCCGTGACGGTCTCTAcccaggaggtggaggcggctcctAAACGCGGCGCTCCGGAGTCCTTTCTTGGAAATCATCACATTTCTGTCTGAAATCATTAAACTGGCCATGAAAATGGAATATTTATCGTCTGTTATCCACCTCAATACattcaaagtttcatttttatatctatttcattaaaaacattattatccttttaatattctttttaatgtgtgctttaatttgtaaatatttttcagttatttcCAGTTCTGTCCATAATTGTGATTATCTTGACTTATTATCAGTCATAATTCTGCCGAtaaattttttataatttaaagaGCTCTGTTTGTTAACCAAAAAGATTTAGCACTAAAAGTAGTTGGAAAAAATGTCCAAGTGCCTatattattaaactttttataaaatataacaaaacaggaaGCTAAAACGTCACTGAAGAGGATAAAATACgtgaaaatcaaataaacccATAAAATCCGTTTCCATCAGCTGAACCTTCAGCATCGTGTCTTTTTCTATCagctttatatttaaaaacagaagcgCATAACGAGCGTTTTGTGACGGCGTGGCTGCGCTAGAGAAGGACcgacagcgccccctgctggatgGGAGGCACACTACACTGAGCGGACGTTACCAGGTAATCGGATGAAACAAACTGATCTAATTAAGCGTTAATTGACATCATTAATTCATGGTAAGCCGATCATTGTTTGCATCCCTACCCTGAACTTTGAGATTTCCCGTCTGAACGCTCCTGAGTGAAACCTGCCGGTGTTTGGCTCGCCGTTTGACCCGGTATGTCTGCGTCTCGCGGGTTTTGAAAATCGGCCGTCTTGCTGTGTGAAACAGGcgtaaatgtaaatgttgggAAGGTTCCCCTGTGTGACCCGGCTCGTACCTGCAGACAGTAATCCAGGGCAAAGTGTTGGTAACACTTGCGTGTGGCGAGCAGCAGGTGGCTCGCCCGCTCGGCGTCGGCCGCTTTGTGTCGCGACACCTGAGCGTTCTTGGCCGCCGCCGTCTCCAGGTCGTCTCCGATCCGAAGGAACTCCTTCCTGGTGTCGGCCAGCTGGGGCAGGAACCTGAGAGACACGGACGGCAGGACGGGGTCAGGCCAGGGTTATAATGGCGTCACACGGAGACGTGGCGGCGGACACGGGAGCGACTCACTGCGAGCAGAGGTTGGTGAGCTGCTGGACGATGGCTCTCTGCGTCTGATCCAGCAGCATCTGAGGAGCAGGGAGGACCGGACGTTCAGTCCCAGACTCAACgtcacagaggaggaggaggagacggcgGGAGGACTCACCGTGTGGAAGCTCAGCATCTCCTGCAGGCCCTGCTGGAACTGCTGCAGGCAGCTCTGAGGAgaagcaaacaggaagtcaggtTCAGGGAGGCGCCGCGGCCaatcagaagacagaacagagctTCCCTCTGACCAGCGAGgaggagaccccccccccccccccccccctcctggcGCTGCAGCTCCTCACCATCATGACCGGCTCCTTCTTCTGCTGCGACAGGAGTTCAGCCAGGCCGCCCAGGAACAGCTGATTGGCTGCGTTGTACGCTTGTCCCGCCTCCACCATCTTCCCGCACAGCTTCATCACCTGATTGGTCGGAGACAGTCAGCCGTGAGAGCGGACCAATCACGGAAGAGCAGGCACATGAGTTTGATGATTTATCGCCTCAGAAGGAGGAGACTCAGCAGCgcctggcaaaagtattcacacccctcggctttttacctttttgctttcattcctataatttcactgtttttctgttttattttatgagaTTGATCTGCATAAACTAGTGAAAGGACTAAAATATAGATattaaaaaagaatgaaaagacacaaaaactgCGTATTTATTCACCCTCCTTTCCTATGAAAGTTCTAGAAAGTTCTGGTCTGACCCGTTCCCTTCAGAAGTGCCTAATCAGTGAATGAAGTCCAGCTGTGCGATCTAAGGCTCTCATGAGCTGTCAGTAGAACCTTTCCTGGAGGACTCCAGAGGTGCAGCAGATCTCTGATGTTCCCCTGGAGAACCACCAGCTCCATCGTCTGGTACCACAACAGACCCGCCCAGAGAGAACCGCCCACCAGAACCCCCAGACCGGGCCAGGAGGGCCTCCATCAGAGGCAGAACCCAGACCAGAGGTCACCCTGGAGGAGCAGAACCAGCCGTACGCTCCGTAGAACCGGGCTTCATGGAGGAGAGGCCAGAAAGAAGACGTTACTGACTGTTAGAacaagaagggggggggggttctgctgGCTGGAGCCTCTCTGGTCTTTGctgcacattaaaataacatgcACCAggtttcaggaaggttctgcaGATAAAATGGAGCAAACAGTTCTTCcaggggagtgaatacttttgtaaggcctctgggtctccagcagcaggtgaaggtttaatgttagaaaataaaagcaggtaaagttttaaaggttttgtCTGCCGGCTCAGGAGGTGGCAGTGAGAAACGCTCGGGTAGAAGCAGGGAGAGCCGTACCTTCTCCAGCTGTGTCTCCAGCAGGGAAACATCGGCCTCAAACTGATCCAGAGTCAGTCTGAAGGAGAAAACAGAGTCAGAATCAGCTGCCTTTGGAAGAGACGTTAAACGTTTATTAGTTTATGTCACTGAGGACATTTGTAGACCATCCAGTCACCTCTCCTGTTTcctaaagaaagaaaacaggctTCCAACGAGGGGCGGGCGACATGGactttacattttatcacaagATATTCTGGTTATGTTGTGATAACGATAAAAAAGACTATTTACAGATTCTCTGTGTCATTATCAGGTAACTGTGTGGCTGTGATAGCAAGTCAATTATTGCCCAATAAGCACAAatactgtccttaaaaaaacatttaaaaatgtaacattaaaaCTAAACTTTAAACCTGACTCATCAGGACACTAGTTACATAAAGATTGTTTTGTATTATTACATAACtgctttaaatttaatttttttaatttattgggatttatttattctttcaaAAAACCAACAGCTGGGAAAAAAACGGCAAAAAtaagttttgtgtgttttccacTAGTTGGAATTTATCGTTGACaagataaatccaaattcttatcacgacacagaaagcacagaagcacacattgatccagtaatctgttatatattagatggtaatagtggatgatctgcctcccctgatgatgtcacagctaacagaacaccagaccaggtgtaccttctatgaagagaacaatgacagagaacaaaaagttaaaagctaaaataacaacaagcaatgcagactggagagcagtaggagaactcagcagagtgagaaatagaccctgatgtcctccagcagcctaagcctatagcagcataactatagaggtagctcagggtaacatgagccactctgactagaagctttgtcacaaaggaaagttttaacattagtcttaaaagtagacggggtgtctgcctcacggaccaaaactgggagttggttccacaggagaggagcctgatagctaaaggatctgcctcccattctacttttagagactctaggaaccaccagcagacctgcagtctgagagcgaagtgctctgttaggaacatacggggtaatcagagctctgatatatgatggagcttgattattaagggctttatacgttagaaggagaattttaaattctattcttgatttaacaggaagccaatgaagggaagctaaaattggagaaatatgatccctctggttgattttcatcagaactcttgctgcagcattttggatcagctgaaggctttgaactgcattttgtggacttcctgatagtaaagaattacaatagtccagccttgaagtaacaaatgcatggactagtttttcagcatcactcctggacagaatgtttctaattttggcgatattcctgaggtgaaaaaaggaaactctggaaacctgtttaatatgggatttaaatgacatgtcttggtcgaaaacaacaccaagatttttaactttattaccagagagCTTTCCAACCTTTTCCAGATGAGCTCATCTAATAAACACACCACCAGAACCACATCATCCGGACCGGAATCCCGCCTCCTTCACCTGATCTACTTCTATTTTCCACCCTGATCCTGACACCCACCTGGTTATCTGACATCCATCCGAATCCGTTACGGAACATTTCCTACCGTCTCCGCTGATATAAAAACTCCACGCTGGGTTTTTATCAGCGGCGCCTCAGACTGCAGCTCTTACCTGTCAGGTGTGCTGGTCATCATCTTGAGTCCGACACCTGAATTAACCTAATTTATCTGTAACATCGGACTGAATAAAACCAGAAGTTACCTGAACTCAGGTGAGTCCTTGATGCACTCCTCAAAGTCTAACAGGGGTTCCATGACGTCACGCAGGCTTCCGGGTAACCTCCCCGAGTTTCAATAAAGTTTAGTCAACATCCTAACCGTTAGTCATCAGTTAGCATGTTAGCTCCGCTGCAGACTCCGCTCGTTTCCGGTGATTCGTTTCTTTAAAATTACACTCCGTGCACACAGACCCGCACTAAACCGTCCGGAGATCCCGGTACGACCTGCATACCCGCTCGGTAAGGATAATACCGGAGCTATATCGCGTTTCGGTTGTTTTATTCCCGTGACAGCTGCGCTCCCGTCACAGAACCCGGTTTGTTTAGTGTCGGCTCAGCTGGAGAAACCGGAGAAAGCGCGACGCCCCGCGGCGGGGAGTGGAACTGCACCCACTGCGCGCCGGTAACGCGAGAAAACTAATTAAATTCATAATATAATTCAGAAACGCTTCTataatttaaatactttttcttaTGTAAATTTACAAGACAAATTTCAAGAGTTAATCATACCAAATCAAATCAATATTTCATATATTCTTATATTTCATCTATATCCTGATATTTAATGCAAATAATTACTTATTCAattacggaaaacaagtccagttgctttttttttttttttttttttttacctttttttggaattaattattcaaaatattCCTAAATCTTGTTTTACTGTAACTTTTATTAAATCATGAAGGATTTCAATAAGTTTGAACTCTATGAACTGTATTATTTTATACCAAAgttttcttccatgttttgATTTACCTGTTTCATCATGCAGTATCAcatgaaataataaattatatttgtaATTGCACTTTGCATTTTGAAATATCATGGTGCTCCAGGATAAGAGTATTAAAagcaacaagacaaaaaaatacatgaaatacTGTATATATCCATCTTTCTTGAGCTTAAAatcttttcaggattttttttaactggctcatctcagaaaattatttatcttttcatctaatctttttattttttatgtgctCTTAATATCCTTGTAATTCTTAACTAGGTTTTCTACATGTCTTTCAAATGAAATGATTTCAACATATACCCAGTAGATAAACTTTAATACCTAAACCCTTATTGGAACATCCCCAAACGCTTCATCTGAGCTGATAGAACCCTCACAGGAAATGTGAAACACACGAAGAgataaagaaaaagattttattaTAAACCAAAGGAGACATGCAGACGTATCGGGGCGATGACGACGCTTCTGAGCGCGCTCAGTGGCAGATGGAAACCAGGATGACGGTGACGTTGTCGGCGCAGCCTCGCTTCACCGCCTCGCTGGCTAACTGCTGACACGCAGCCTCAAAACGAAGCTCCTCCTCCGTCACATCCTCCCTCTGCTCCACGCTGGCctcctgcaggaggagagaGGTGCTTAAAAAATCCACTTCCTGTCACAACAGAGTCCCATCAGAGCAGATTTACAGCTTTGAAAAGAAGACGACACCTGGAGGACACTGAGCACAAACTTGACGGCTTCATCGGCTGAAAACACTTTGAACAAACCGTCACAGGCCAGGAGGATGAACCTGCAGACAAACACAGCACCTGTCAATGGCAGCTCATGTGACCAGGGACACCTTCCTGGTGTTTAGAGCTAGGAACATGATCTGGATGGTGACAGGAGGCAGCAGACGGTTTTCAGAGACCAGTTCATGCCCACATCTCTACGCCGACCTCCAGCTGATCGTTTTATCTGTCAATTGCTTTTCTTTggtcctctccactgtcgcttcatgcatgctcagtatgagggattgctgcaaagatgagcgttcacactgagcctggttctggttctgctggaggttctcctccctgttaaaggggagttttcctctccactgtcgcttcatgcatgctcagtatgagggattgctgcaaagccatcaacaatgcagacgactgtccactgtggctctacgctctttcaggaggagtgaatgctgcttggagagacttgatgcaacctgctgggtttccttagagaggaaactttctcaccaacctggatgaGGTgaaatgttgtgaattggcaataaaataaatctatcaAGGCTGGGCGATAAAcgatttaattgattaatttgaatttaaattttaCTTTGCTAACGAACCCTTCGGGGCTTCCATGAAGCGACACTGAAtctatgtttaggaaaatattggAAAGAGGAGAAACTTTTTCCCAAAATATGAGCCACTTTAATTTATACAAACatatagaacaaaaaaatcttcAGCTACTAAATGCACCGTTAAGTTAGACATGATTGTCTGCTACGTTTTCCCTTGAATAACAAATAACACCAACAGTTAATAAATGCAAGACGTTTTATAAGCTTTTCCCTTTGGAATTGAACTCATAACTTGGTAAAATTATCATGgcttcattttacatatttgatTAATTGTTATAGTGCTGAAGGGGGCGCTGTGTTGGACATAATGTCCACCTTCCAGATGATTTAGATTTCTTTATGTGTCTTTAGAGGACATATTAACTGATTAACAGCAGCGG is a window of Fundulus heteroclitus isolate FHET01 unplaced genomic scaffold, MU-UCD_Fhet_4.1 scaffold_44, whole genome shotgun sequence DNA encoding:
- the zgc:162872 gene encoding BAR_ACAPs and ArfGap_ACAP domain-containing protein isoform X2, producing MEPLLDFEECIKDSPEFRLTLDQFEADVSLLETQLEKVMKLCGKMVEAGQAYNAANQLFLGGLAELLSQQKKEPVMMSCLQQFQQGLQEMLSFHTMLLDQTQRAIVQQLTNLCSFLPQLADTRKEFLRIGDDLETAAAKNAQVSRHKAADAERASHLLLATRKCYQHFALDYCLQLNAFKTQQKMDVLNSVFSFVHAQFTFFHQGFDLLRDLEPSMKTMGAQLSQLSADCAAKRKELENRHLLVQQRDASGEQMVGSCPGSGAVIQGYLFKRSRRKPKTWKRCWFTIRDNRLVYRKSHKEDAAVLFEDLRLCAVKPAEHLDRRFCFELLSVQRCCALQADSEPLKQAWLGALQGSIDLAYRERSDARLTQAGPLQDPAPLPCAGDASPPSHRPAVLAVALGGPGNRRCCDCGEEEPRWASVNLGVTVCIQCSGIHRSLGVHLSKIRSLTLDSWENEQLKLLCVLGNDVVNRIYEARCSEDGRVKPGPDSPRSEKEAWIRAKYVEKRFVRRSVSDGAQPPKGAGLHLYRAACAGDIVAMATALAEGSEVNGSVAEEEGRTALIGAAVGGSLSACEFLLQNGANVNHRDLRGRGALHAAATAGHTGQVCLLLKRGANQYAVDERGQDPLAIAVETANADIVTLLRMARMNEEMRDSEGVFSTTGDDETFQDIFRDFSDMASNDPEKLSRRLFSRGAEEEEEEEEEGGGGGGGGRGLGVGQTSD
- the zgc:162872 gene encoding BAR_ACAPs and ArfGap_ACAP domain-containing protein isoform X1 produces the protein MEPLLDFEECIKDSPEFRLTLDQFEADVSLLETQLEKVMKLCGKMVEAGQAYNAANQLFLGGLAELLSQQKKEPVMMSCLQQFQQGLQEMLSFHTMLLDQTQRAIVQQLTNLCSQFLPQLADTRKEFLRIGDDLETAAAKNAQVSRHKAADAERASHLLLATRKCYQHFALDYCLQLNAFKTQQKMDVLNSVFSFVHAQFTFFHQGFDLLRDLEPSMKTMGAQLSQLSADCAAKRKELENRHLLVQQRDASGEQMVGSCPGSGAVIQGYLFKRSRRKPKTWKRCWFTIRDNRLVYRKSHKEDAAVLFEDLRLCAVKPAEHLDRRFCFELLSVQRCCALQADSEPLKQAWLGALQGSIDLAYRERSDARLTQAGPLQDPAPLPCAGDASPPSHRPAVLAVALGGPGNRRCCDCGEEEPRWASVNLGVTVCIQCSGIHRSLGVHLSKIRSLTLDSWENEQLKLLCVLGNDVVNRIYEARCSEDGRVKPGPDSPRSEKEAWIRAKYVEKRFVRRSVSDGAQPPKGAGLHLYRAACAGDIVAMATALAEGSEVNGSVAEEEGRTALIGAAVGGSLSACEFLLQNGANVNHRDLRGRGALHAAATAGHTGQVCLLLKRGANQYAVDERGQDPLAIAVETANADIVTLLRMARMNEEMRDSEGVFSTTGDDETFQDIFRDFSDMASNDPEKLSRRLFSRGAEEEEEEEEEGGGGGGGGRGLGVGQTSD